One part of the Magallana gigas chromosome 5, xbMagGiga1.1, whole genome shotgun sequence genome encodes these proteins:
- the LOC105347313 gene encoding retinitis pigmentosa 1-like 1 protein isoform X18 — translation MEEGSNGADLNNSDNDSSDVSHQNGFNNSTYTMEIGIAKLDSSYLENHMQCAKAMHTSSSPQTAAGRVDLCDLSTEGANPTNLPQNVYEEIGEVSKDGNSREKFNRSRSLSSEDVFASSDSDDYLEPVSSPKSVNTDDSLPCSPTKMEDNSPEISNDYEALSPATQVCTSYTSLTLKSPNQSTADDISDTKEADIYDNCDVYNNKEVPNISAVETSDNQFVGNSEKATSDDHQQNENLLITVEDEAIVDNELGRSKDEDEQADDEVRDSCSVKSDQGSVEYLDDDISCDIIDEFKTDENVEDTNEHDKWDTIDSENQCELNLGALEAINLIEDELTRNEFVGKVDVELNSLKLRNKIDEDMKDSSSVASVQGSVSYLDDISCITDDNLSISTGRADQYLSEVDYKEFSEEGNKESLIDSERKPDLKQYSRDDNHTCSSANSESDLDQIPSNLVKRLSQQFSKSMGDLRYVPFPFAARKASLPGHYKVTYKSSTFLIFSPNSMQERQFVYEPSLEEEKGPKGQKTTRTKEEETRVEDSGTGQTTETTKTTTVVENGDVSHESQESSARKPTVQEEIMSVEGGVYENEPVREPGVVRESDPKNIGEELPEVGMAKNILQRYAKIQEESAKPVVGKRQASPPKGTGPSEYVSEPRTVIEKPEQKIEGGIFENQPISEEGVVKSYDTLEDVKPEQGYAKNVLAKFKEIESQVQNRPPPSPKRELTPDRFTKGEYVSEPRSTFEKYEGKTESGIFESQPREDKEVVKSYEHEQEVLPEQGMAKNLVSKFKDYQSQTKSTSPREKKELTPDRLTKGEYVSEPRTTFEQYEGQVEAGVYESKPQDRGDIVKSGEYYEEPLPEEGYAKNVISKFKDIQKGGGSPAKSPSNKLKELTPPRQDTFSGVLENQPQERSDVVHSYDVYQEEMPETGTTRNLLNKFKEIQHSGSNSPASPRLKKEFTPPPQSGVYENTPTKGIVYEERVAESGILENNPERREGVAREEEPSAGTVEFPERGYAKNMVSKWKQLETEHSKSASPSPRYKEFTPPREEPRIKSPLSPKSPAGTNSSVHPRDLPGQYQEQQAPGIYENDPSHRDDIAREEDTDWEQGLPREGTSKSLISKFKNVQDEAKKSQEVPKPISRRDSTDGPRSPKKKGKNVQHE, via the exons atggagGAAGGCAGCAATGGTGCAGACTTAAATAATTCTGACAATGACAGCAGTGATGTGTCCCACCAAAATGGATTCAATAATTCCACCTATACCATGGAAATAGGAATTGCTAAGCTAGACAGTTCTTACTTAGAAAACCATATGCAATGTGCCAAAGCTATGCATACATCTAGTTCACCACAGACTGCAGCTGGGAGGGTCGATTTGtgtgatttgtcaacagagggTGCCAACCCAACAAATCTACCCCAGAATGTGTATGAAGAAATAGGGGAAGTGTCCAAGGATGGTAACTCTCGGGAGAAATTTAACAGAAGTAGGAGTTTGAGCTCCGAGGATGTTTTTGCCTCTAGTGACTCTGATGATTATTTAGAGCCAGTTTCTTCACCCAAGTCTGTCAATACTGATGATTCATTGCCATGTAGTCCCACCAAAATGGAGGATAATAGTCCCGAAATTTCAAACGATTATGAAGCTTTATCGCCAGCTACCCAAGTTTGTACTAGTTATACCAGTCTCACTTTAAAATCTCCAAATCAAAGTACTGCTGATGACATAAGTGACACCAAAGAGGCAGATATCTATGATAACTGTGATGTTTATAACAACAAAGAAGTACCAAACATCAGTGCTGTAGAAACCAGTGATAACCAATTTGTTGGAAATTCAGAGAAAGCAACCTCAGATGACCATCAGCAGAATGAGAATCTTCTTATTACTGTTGAAGACGAAGCCATTGTAGACAATGAGTTAGGTAGATCCAAGGATGAAGATGAACAAGCGGATGATGAGGTAAGGGATAGCTGTTCTGTGAAAAGTGACCAAGGATCAGTAGAATATCTAGATGAtgatatttcatgtgatatcATCGATGAATTCAAAACTGATGAAAATGTTGAGGATACCAATGAGCATGACAAATGGGATACAATCGATTCTGAGAATCAATGTGAATTGAATTTAGGTGCATTAGAAGCCAtaaatttgattgaagatgAGTTGACTAGGAATGAGTTTGTAGGAAAAGTTGATGTGGAGTTGAATTCTCTAAAACTTAGAAACAAAATTGATGAAGACATGAAGGATAGTTCGTCTGTGGCAAGTGTGCAAGGATCCGTTTCATATTTGGATGACATTTCATGCATTACAGATGACAACCTGAGTATCAGTACCGGTAGAGCTGACCAATATTTATCTGAGGTAGACTATAAGGAATTCTCTGAAGAAGGCAATAAGGAGTCCTTAATTGACTCAGAGAGAAAACCAGACTTAAAACAGTACTCAAGGGATGATAACCACACATGCAGCAGTGCTAATTCTGAGTCCGACTTGGATCAAATTCCATCAAATTTAGTCAAAAGACTGTCTCAGCAATTTTCTAAGTCAATGGGTGACTTGAGATATGTGCCATTTCCTTTTGCTGCCAGGAAGGCATCTCTTCCTGGACAttacaag GTGACCTACAAGTCATCCACATTCCTAATCTTTTCTCCAAACTCCATGCAAGAGAGACAATTTGTGTATGAACCAAGCCTA gaaGAAGAAAAGGGACCAAAAGGACAGAAAACCACAAGAACCAAAGAAGAAGAGACAAGAGTTG aGGACAGTGGGACTGGTCAAACCACAGAAACAACAAAGAC GACAACAGTTGTGGAGAATGGAGATGTCAGCCATGAGTCACAGGAG TCTTCTGCTAGGAAGCCCACAGTCCAAGAGGAGATAATGTCAGTGGAAGGAGGAGTGTACGAGAATGAGCCAGTCCGTGAACCAGGGGTCGTCAGAGAGAGCGACCCCAAAAATATAGGGGAGGAGCTACCAGAGGTGGGCATGGCCAAGAACATTCTGCAGAGATACGCCAAGATTCAGGAAGAGTCTGCTAAACCAGTGGTGGGGAAAAGGCAGGCATCCCCACCCAAAGGCACTGGACCTTCAGAGTATGTCAGCGAACCCCGAACTGTTATAGAGAAACCCGAGCAGAAGATTGAGGGAGGCATTTTCGAAAATCAACCAATTAGTGAAGAAGGAGTGGTTAAGTCATACGATACTTTGGAGGATGTCAAACCAGAGCAAGGTTATGCCAAAAATGTATTGGCCAAGTTTAAGGAAATTGAATCGCAAGTCCAGAATCGTCCGCCACCTTCACCAAAGAGAGAACTGACACCAGATCGATTCACCAAAGGAGAATATGTAAGTGAGCCCAGATCAACATTTGAGAAATATGAGGGGAAAACAGAATCTGGCATTTTCGAAAGTCAGCCTAGAGAAGACAAAGAGGTTGTCAAGTCGTATGAGCATGAACAGGAAGTACTCCCAGAGCAAGGGATGGCCAAAAATTTGGTTTCAAAATTCAAAGATTACCAGTCACAAACTAAGTCAACTTCACCTAGAGAAAAGAAGGAGCTGACTCCAGACAGATTGACTAAAGGGGAGTATGTGTCTGAGCCCAGAACCACGTTTGAGCAGTATGAAGGGCAGGTGGAAGCAGGAGTTTATGAAAGTAAACCGCAGGATCGTGGAGACATCGTCAAATCTGGAGAATATTACGAGGAACCTTTACCAGAAGAAGGTTATGCTAAGAATGTTATTTCTAAATTCAAAGATATTCAGAAAGGTGGAGGCTCACCAGCTAAGTCTCCCTCAAATAAACTAAAGGAATTAACTCCACCCAGACAAGACACCTTCTCTGGAGTTTTGGAAAATCAACCACAGGAACGTTCAGATGTTGTCCACTCATACGATGTATATCAGGAAGAAATGCCTGAGACGGGAACCACCCGCAATCTGTTGAACAAGTTTAAAGAAATCCAGCATTCAGGATCCAACTCACCTGCTTCCCCCAGACTTAAGAAGGAGTTCACTCCCCCACCTCAGTCAGGTGTGTATGAAAACACCCCTACCAAAGGTATTGTGTACGAGGAGAGAGTAGCGGAGAGTGGAATTTTGGAAAACAACCCAGAGAGAAGGGAGGGTGTTGCAAGAGAAGAAGAGCCATCTGCTGGAACAGTGGAATTCCCAGAGAGAGGGTATGCAAAGAATATGGTTTCAAAATGGAAACAGCTTGAAACCGAGCACAGCAAATCAGCTTCTCCTTCTCCAAGATACAAGGAATTCACCCCGCCCAGAGAAGAGCCCAGAATCAAGAGTCCCCTCAGTCCCAAGTCCCCAGCAGGAACCAACAGCAGTGTTCATCCCCGAGACTTGCCCGGACAGTACCAAGAACAACAGGCACCAGGAATATATGAGAATGACCCGAGTCACCGTGACGACATCGCCCGGGAGGAAGACACGGATTGGGAGCAGGGCCTGCCCAGGGAGGGAACCAGCAAGTCACTCATCAGCAAGTTCAAAAACGTGCAGGATGAGGCCAAGAAGTCCCAAGAAGTGCCCAAGCCCATCTCCAGGAGG GATTCCACAGATGGACCTCGGAGCCCAAAGAAGAAG GGCAAAAACGTTCAGCATGAATGA
- the LOC105347313 gene encoding enolase-phosphatase E1 isoform X14: MEEGSNGADLNNSDNDSSDVSHQNGFNNSTYTMEIGIAKLDSSYLENHMQCAKAMHTSSSPQTAAGRVDLCDLSTEGANPTNLPQNVYEEIGEVSKDGNSREKFNRSRSLSSEDVFASSDSDDYLEPVSSPKSVNTDDSLPCSPTKMEDNSPEISNDYEALSPATQVCTSYTSLTLKSPNQSTADDISDTKEADIYDNCDVYNNKEVPNISAVETSDNQFVGNSEKATSDDHQQNENLLITVEDEAIVDNELGRSKDEDEQADDEVRDSCSVKSDQGSVEYLDDDISCDIIDEFKTDENVEDTNEHDKWDTIDSENQCELNLGALEAINLIEDELTRNEFVGKVDVELNSLKLRNKIDEDMKDSSSVASVQGSVSYLDDISCITDDNLSISTGRADQYLSEVDYKEFSEEGNKESLIDSERKPDLKQYSRDDNHTCSSANSESDLDQIPSNLVKRLSQQFSKSMGDLRYVPFPFAARKASLPGHYKVTYKSSTFLIFSPNSMQERQFVYEPSLEEEKGPKGQKTTRTKEEETRVEDSGTGQTTETTKTTTVVENGDVSHESQESSARKPTVQEEIMSVEGGVYENEPVREPGVVRESDPKNIGEELPEVGMAKNILQRYAKIQEESAKPVVGKRQASPPKGTGPSEYVSEPRTVIEKPEQKIEGGIFENQPISEEGVVKSYDTLEDVKPEQGYAKNVLAKFKEIESQVQNRPPPSPKRELTPDRFTKGEYVSEPRSTFEKYEGKTESGIFESQPREDKEVVKSYEHEQEVLPEQGMAKNLVSKFKDYQSQTKSTSPREKKELTPDRLTKGEYVSEPRTTFEQYEGQVEAGVYESKPQDRGDIVKSGEYYEEPLPEEGYAKNVISKFKDIQKGGGSPAKSPSNKLKELTPPRQDTFSGVLENQPQERSDVVHSYDVYQEEMPETGTTRNLLNKFKEIQHSGSNSPASPRLKKEFTPPPQSGVYENTPTKGIVYEERVAESGILENNPERREGVAREEEPSAGTVEFPERGYAKNMVSKWKQLETEHSKSASPSPRYKEFTPPREEPRIKSPLSPKSPAGTNSSVHPRDLPGQYQEQQAPGIYENDPSHRDDIAREEDTDWEQGLPREGTSKSLISKFKNVQDEAKKSQEVPKPISRRDSTDGPRSPKKKMFEESSDSPERGENAPSSVGTGKNVQHE; encoded by the exons atggagGAAGGCAGCAATGGTGCAGACTTAAATAATTCTGACAATGACAGCAGTGATGTGTCCCACCAAAATGGATTCAATAATTCCACCTATACCATGGAAATAGGAATTGCTAAGCTAGACAGTTCTTACTTAGAAAACCATATGCAATGTGCCAAAGCTATGCATACATCTAGTTCACCACAGACTGCAGCTGGGAGGGTCGATTTGtgtgatttgtcaacagagggTGCCAACCCAACAAATCTACCCCAGAATGTGTATGAAGAAATAGGGGAAGTGTCCAAGGATGGTAACTCTCGGGAGAAATTTAACAGAAGTAGGAGTTTGAGCTCCGAGGATGTTTTTGCCTCTAGTGACTCTGATGATTATTTAGAGCCAGTTTCTTCACCCAAGTCTGTCAATACTGATGATTCATTGCCATGTAGTCCCACCAAAATGGAGGATAATAGTCCCGAAATTTCAAACGATTATGAAGCTTTATCGCCAGCTACCCAAGTTTGTACTAGTTATACCAGTCTCACTTTAAAATCTCCAAATCAAAGTACTGCTGATGACATAAGTGACACCAAAGAGGCAGATATCTATGATAACTGTGATGTTTATAACAACAAAGAAGTACCAAACATCAGTGCTGTAGAAACCAGTGATAACCAATTTGTTGGAAATTCAGAGAAAGCAACCTCAGATGACCATCAGCAGAATGAGAATCTTCTTATTACTGTTGAAGACGAAGCCATTGTAGACAATGAGTTAGGTAGATCCAAGGATGAAGATGAACAAGCGGATGATGAGGTAAGGGATAGCTGTTCTGTGAAAAGTGACCAAGGATCAGTAGAATATCTAGATGAtgatatttcatgtgatatcATCGATGAATTCAAAACTGATGAAAATGTTGAGGATACCAATGAGCATGACAAATGGGATACAATCGATTCTGAGAATCAATGTGAATTGAATTTAGGTGCATTAGAAGCCAtaaatttgattgaagatgAGTTGACTAGGAATGAGTTTGTAGGAAAAGTTGATGTGGAGTTGAATTCTCTAAAACTTAGAAACAAAATTGATGAAGACATGAAGGATAGTTCGTCTGTGGCAAGTGTGCAAGGATCCGTTTCATATTTGGATGACATTTCATGCATTACAGATGACAACCTGAGTATCAGTACCGGTAGAGCTGACCAATATTTATCTGAGGTAGACTATAAGGAATTCTCTGAAGAAGGCAATAAGGAGTCCTTAATTGACTCAGAGAGAAAACCAGACTTAAAACAGTACTCAAGGGATGATAACCACACATGCAGCAGTGCTAATTCTGAGTCCGACTTGGATCAAATTCCATCAAATTTAGTCAAAAGACTGTCTCAGCAATTTTCTAAGTCAATGGGTGACTTGAGATATGTGCCATTTCCTTTTGCTGCCAGGAAGGCATCTCTTCCTGGACAttacaag GTGACCTACAAGTCATCCACATTCCTAATCTTTTCTCCAAACTCCATGCAAGAGAGACAATTTGTGTATGAACCAAGCCTA gaaGAAGAAAAGGGACCAAAAGGACAGAAAACCACAAGAACCAAAGAAGAAGAGACAAGAGTTG aGGACAGTGGGACTGGTCAAACCACAGAAACAACAAAGAC GACAACAGTTGTGGAGAATGGAGATGTCAGCCATGAGTCACAGGAG TCTTCTGCTAGGAAGCCCACAGTCCAAGAGGAGATAATGTCAGTGGAAGGAGGAGTGTACGAGAATGAGCCAGTCCGTGAACCAGGGGTCGTCAGAGAGAGCGACCCCAAAAATATAGGGGAGGAGCTACCAGAGGTGGGCATGGCCAAGAACATTCTGCAGAGATACGCCAAGATTCAGGAAGAGTCTGCTAAACCAGTGGTGGGGAAAAGGCAGGCATCCCCACCCAAAGGCACTGGACCTTCAGAGTATGTCAGCGAACCCCGAACTGTTATAGAGAAACCCGAGCAGAAGATTGAGGGAGGCATTTTCGAAAATCAACCAATTAGTGAAGAAGGAGTGGTTAAGTCATACGATACTTTGGAGGATGTCAAACCAGAGCAAGGTTATGCCAAAAATGTATTGGCCAAGTTTAAGGAAATTGAATCGCAAGTCCAGAATCGTCCGCCACCTTCACCAAAGAGAGAACTGACACCAGATCGATTCACCAAAGGAGAATATGTAAGTGAGCCCAGATCAACATTTGAGAAATATGAGGGGAAAACAGAATCTGGCATTTTCGAAAGTCAGCCTAGAGAAGACAAAGAGGTTGTCAAGTCGTATGAGCATGAACAGGAAGTACTCCCAGAGCAAGGGATGGCCAAAAATTTGGTTTCAAAATTCAAAGATTACCAGTCACAAACTAAGTCAACTTCACCTAGAGAAAAGAAGGAGCTGACTCCAGACAGATTGACTAAAGGGGAGTATGTGTCTGAGCCCAGAACCACGTTTGAGCAGTATGAAGGGCAGGTGGAAGCAGGAGTTTATGAAAGTAAACCGCAGGATCGTGGAGACATCGTCAAATCTGGAGAATATTACGAGGAACCTTTACCAGAAGAAGGTTATGCTAAGAATGTTATTTCTAAATTCAAAGATATTCAGAAAGGTGGAGGCTCACCAGCTAAGTCTCCCTCAAATAAACTAAAGGAATTAACTCCACCCAGACAAGACACCTTCTCTGGAGTTTTGGAAAATCAACCACAGGAACGTTCAGATGTTGTCCACTCATACGATGTATATCAGGAAGAAATGCCTGAGACGGGAACCACCCGCAATCTGTTGAACAAGTTTAAAGAAATCCAGCATTCAGGATCCAACTCACCTGCTTCCCCCAGACTTAAGAAGGAGTTCACTCCCCCACCTCAGTCAGGTGTGTATGAAAACACCCCTACCAAAGGTATTGTGTACGAGGAGAGAGTAGCGGAGAGTGGAATTTTGGAAAACAACCCAGAGAGAAGGGAGGGTGTTGCAAGAGAAGAAGAGCCATCTGCTGGAACAGTGGAATTCCCAGAGAGAGGGTATGCAAAGAATATGGTTTCAAAATGGAAACAGCTTGAAACCGAGCACAGCAAATCAGCTTCTCCTTCTCCAAGATACAAGGAATTCACCCCGCCCAGAGAAGAGCCCAGAATCAAGAGTCCCCTCAGTCCCAAGTCCCCAGCAGGAACCAACAGCAGTGTTCATCCCCGAGACTTGCCCGGACAGTACCAAGAACAACAGGCACCAGGAATATATGAGAATGACCCGAGTCACCGTGACGACATCGCCCGGGAGGAAGACACGGATTGGGAGCAGGGCCTGCCCAGGGAGGGAACCAGCAAGTCACTCATCAGCAAGTTCAAAAACGTGCAGGATGAGGCCAAGAAGTCCCAAGAAGTGCCCAAGCCCATCTCCAGGAGG GATTCCACAGATGGACCTCGGAGCCCAAAGAAGAAG ATGTTTGAGGAAAGCAGTGATTCGCCAGAGAGAGGCGAAAATGCCCCCTCGTCTGTAGGAACA GGCAAAAACGTTCAGCATGAATGA